Sequence from the Drosophila subpulchrella strain 33 F10 #4 breed RU33 chromosome 3R, RU_Dsub_v1.1 Primary Assembly, whole genome shotgun sequence genome:
AAGTTGGGCAGGTGGAAGAGCATTTCCCAGTGGCACCCATGCTAAATTAATGCCTTGCCGCAAGCTTAGATAAAtagcaaaataaattaaagtgTGCAACCTGGCCTGCACCTTAATTGCCGAGCAAAGTCGAGTCTTGAGGGGATCTTaacctaaaataaaaacatattctCTGTGCGGAGTAATATTAATGGGGTACCTGGCACACGTGCGCCAGTACTTACAGTCATTACTTTCCCGAAATTGCAAAATGGAGAACTGAGAATGTAATTTCATACGTTTGTGACATCTAAAAATAGCATCTAAATATAGCCTGTTATGGGTTATATTTCACAGTAAAAATGTGAGAATTTCCTGGATATGTACTgttgtttaataaatatagattTCACATGTATGAACGGGTAAATAAGGGATATGGTTAGtagtaattattatttttttagtctAAACATAATTTGGTATTTCATACAAGACCTTACCCCACTTCTCCCATAATATTTAGAATAGTCTTCTGATTTTCCTACTTTCCTTACATAACTTCAAATAAATCTCCAGTTAGTTAAATCCCGTAACCACCGAGATTAGAAGACACGCCGAGGTATTGCTCTGTCGATTATCTGGGGTTGAATAAATTTTCCTGGGCTTTTCATGCGTTTACATGCCACTCACGCAGGTGCTTTTCCCGGCCCGAGCCACGCACATATctaattttaaacatttttcaaacTCAATTACATTCCAAGAAGACGCGCTGAGGGAGCCGGAAGATATGGGATGATGTGGGTGCTACCCCAGCCAGGTAATTGCTTGCAAATTACACAGTAATACTCCCAACCCAATCCCGAAAAGTAAAAGCCAGGGGAGACAAAAACTGGTAGCTGCTGACTGCGAAAACTTTCTCGAGCAATTGCCTGAAGTTGAGAGTCTCCACTCGTAATGAAATCAAACAAAGACACCGAATACGAGCTCCCTGCGGTTTTTTGGAGGAGGGAAAACATCTTAAATTAGCAGCAAAACTCGGCAATTATGCGAGAAGTTGGCCAAAAGCAGTTGCCAAACTCCGCAAACCATTCTCATTTTTTATATGTGTGTCTCCCCGAGCAGTGAGCAAATGCTAATGACTAGAAGTGCCCGCACACAAAGTCAAAGAGAAAGCGAAACGAGAGTGGGAGAAAGTCAAGCCACAGGTTGACTGGCtggctgactgactgactcactgagtggctgccggaaatggcAGCGCCGAATGGCAGCACAAAATGGCTGTTTGTTTGCTTCCGGTCTAGGCCAAAGACGGCAAACACATTTAGCCACGAAGTGAGGAAAATTCCGCCCAGCCCTCGCACATATTTTATGCAAACGAAAAGCACACTGCCACTCTACTTGCTGCGAAAAgtcaaagttaaaaaaaaaataacctctCTATAGGTGTGCAGCCTCACCGCAAACTTAAAATGGAAAACCGCGACCTCTTCACCTTTCCAACGGCCAACAGGCCGCATTCAAAATGCTTAGTTCATATtaataattcataaaaatttATGCGAAATAGACAACATTCGCTGCTGCGGTCTAAACCTGGCTGACAGCTGCCATTTTGCGGTCGGCGGGACGATGAAGTCGACTCCGGCCATCTGTTTCCTATATTTGATATGCATTCCCCGTTGTTTTTATTCAGCTCTCTTTGTTTACATAACATACAGCTGCTGCAAAAACACCATACACCATATTTCCCCCATGTTGATGTGCCCCATACACTCCATTGTTTTTTGTACCAATTTATTTTCTGCATATAAGCTTACATTTTTAAGCAAGGTTCCGCCTAGTATATTTTTCTGGGTTATTTCAGCTTGGTAAAAGGAGGAAAAATGGGAAAGGCTCTAAACTTGTTCtttaaactattaaaaatGCAAAGCCTCTTTGTTTCCAGTAACATATCGATATTTCTTCCGTCTATTGTACAACTTTAAGTTCTAAGACTATTGTATTTTGAAcccattttatttattgtagtGTATGTATaacaattttgtattattttagaCACTAGAATTTGTCTGAgctacatatatttatatttgtatctATACGCAAAAAACACCCCTGAAAAACGTAATTGTCCCCATCTTTCACTCACTCACATGCTCTTTATAATTTGTCTTATAAGCCACAAGCCGCTGACAATTATAAAAAGTAATTTCGCATTAATCCGcttaaaaatgaaaagaaattGAATTGCTAACCCCCCACTAAATGCCATATTTTTCCAATTCACTGAGTGATGCGATTATGCCAGTTAGATAAATATTTCGAAATCAAAGCAACCAAAGtccattaaattaaaaaaaaagaatttcatAAATTTTGCTTGCATAAATGGTTCGATTTCGAGTGGTTTTGAGAGCTGCTTGCTGCTGGAGTCGCAGGATGTGTTTTCGAGCTGAGGAAGGGATCCTTCGATTTACGCAGAGACATCGCGAGAAATGCGTGGGCTTTATGCATCCCTTTTCGGCATTATTTCTACTCGTTCTGAttggatttttatttatcttcGAATTGTGGTATGTTTTGCCGGCCATAACCGATCCCCAGGGGATGTGGCACAAGTTAAACTGGCTGCTGGGAATTTATGTTGTCTTTAATATACTGGGAAATTGGTGGCTTGGCTTTGCAAGGAATACCTCCGTTGAGAGTTTGCCACCGAAAAGGCAACATCCTGCAGCTGGCGAGGCACACCTTTGGCACTATTGCACCTCCTGTCAAAAACTAGTTCCCCCGCGGTCCTGGCACTGCAGATTGTGCAATGTTTGCATTCTGAAGCGGGATCATCACTGCACTTTCACGGGAAATTGCATTGGCCACAATAATCAACGGTACTTCCTGGGCTTCCTGTTTCACCTGACTTTCGGTAGCGGACAGGCCCTCGTCTATAATGCCATGTTGACCAGCAAAATGAAGGCCTTTGGGCTCTCCGATCCCCTATTAATGATTGGCCTGGATTACACTCAAGATGCTGATTTCGAGTGGAAGTACACTGTCGCCATCATCTTCAAACTGAATTTCCTTCTTTTTATGGTTCCATTCGGTATGTTTGTCCTACAAATGCTGATGGTCCATCGAAACAGTACGTGCTATATGATATTCGACCGCAGTTACGATGTCGGCTGGCGGCGAAACTTTGAGTTAGTACTGGGAAAACGCGGCTTCTGGACTTTCATCTCGCCCACAATTGCAAGTCCTCTTCCCACCGATGGTACCTTTTGGATTCAAAAGcagtttgtttaaaaatttggAAAAATTACACTATGTGTACAGTACCTActtaaattatatagtcggctCACTCAtacttgttattattttgtgtaGGACGTTCAAATTTTCATCTAATAAAATTGTTGAGTAATCCCAACCATGTGCTACGTGAATACTTTTTGCCAATATTGTGCCAAACGTTGCCCCAATACGTTTGTAAAGATAATTCATCCACTGTCGACAATCTTCGTAATGGCGGCCATCGTATTTTTCTTCTCAGTGCAGATGTTTTATATTGCACCTCAGGTGTACAAGGATATGGCCTACAAGCTCTACTGGATACTGGCCATCTTTATAATGCAAAATATCCTAGGAAATTGGTTGACCTGCTATAGGACAAGTTCATCGGTGCAGACTTTGCCCAAGGATTGCCAAAAACCGGTTCCAGAGGAAGAGCACCTGTGGCGCTATTGTGAACCCTGTAAAAAGCTAATGCCTCCGAGGTCCTGGCACTGCGGATTGTGTAAATGCTGCATTTTGAGGAGGGATCACCACTGCATCTTCACGGCCACTTGCATCGGTCACAATAACCAGCGATATTTCTTCTGGTTCGCATTCTATTTAACATTTGGCTTAATCGTGAGCTTTGCCACCTTTTGCATTCATTTGGCAAGGAATGGCTGTAATATGTTTATGATGCCGGACCTGTTTTCGAATTTACTATTAGAGTTATTGTGCAAAAATCATGACAGTACCTCCAACAGCAGTCTTTTTCAGACCATAACCTATTCTCTGAACATTTTCGCTTTCCTCATACCTGGCTTCATGCTAACATACCAAGTTCAGATTTTATGCCTTAACTCTAGTTACTACCAAATTTTTGATGACGTTTATGATTTGGGTTTCCTAAAGAACTGCGAACTTATTATGGGCCAGCGAGGATTCTGGACATTCCTATCGCCCTTGCTGAAGAGTCCTTTGCCCCATGATGGCACTCAGTGGCAGATGAAGCAAGAATAAATTTATGGATGTCCCATAATGAAATTTGTAAACTGAGCAGAAAATAATATGGTTATCAAGATTTTTCTGTTTaatctaattttattaaaGGCCCAGACCTGCAAAACAAATCGATTATCTAGCAGTTCTCAGCACGAAACCGCTGTGGTGTCTACAAACAGTAAAATAAAGCAGGCCAtggattttaaattaaaaatgctaaATGAAATTTCTATATAAACACAAGGGATTAAAAAACACAGATTGTTCAGCTATTTCTGCGGCTTAAGTGATAACAGTTTTCCAGCCTCAGATCATTAGGTAActcttttttggtttttttaagATCAAGAGAGCAGAACTCACTTGATTTAAGCCACGAACTGTTATTTAATCTGTATACcatttttttcatataatcCAGAATCGATATCGTGAACATGTGCATCTTGATTGAACTATTTCGCGAATCAGCCAAAAGTGATCCCAAGAATTTCGTGAGAATAGCACATCCGCTATCAGTGATTTTGGTATTGGCTGGCTCCGCATTTTTCGTTTCCCTCCAAA
This genomic interval carries:
- the LOC119563373 gene encoding probable palmitoyltransferase ZDHHC24 — encoded protein: MVRFRVVLRAACCWSRRMCFRAEEGILRFTQRHREKCVGFMHPFSALFLLVLIGFLFIFELWYVLPAITDPQGMWHKLNWLLGIYVVFNILGNWWLGFARNTSVESLPPKRQHPAAGEAHLWHYCTSCQKLVPPRSWHCRLCNVCILKRDHHCTFTGNCIGHNNQRYFLGFLFHLTFGSGQALVYNAMLTSKMKAFGLSDPLLMIGLDYTQDADFEWKYTVAIIFKLNFLLFMVPFVTMSAGGETLS
- the LOC119563374 gene encoding probable palmitoyltransferase ZDHHC24, with translation MCYVNTFCQYCAKRCPNTFVKIIHPLSTIFVMAAIVFFFSVQMFYIAPQVYKDMAYKLYWILAIFIMQNILGNWLTCYRTSSSVQTLPKDCQKPVPEEEHLWRYCEPCKKLMPPRSWHCGLCKCCILRRDHHCIFTATCIGHNNQRYFFWFAFYLTFGLIVSFATFCIHLARNGCNMFMMPDLFSNLLLELLCKNHDSTSNSSLFQTITYSLNIFAFLIPGFMLTYQVQILCLNSSYYQIFDDVYDLGFLKNCELIMGQRGFWTFLSPLLKSPLPHDGTQWQMKQE